The DNA region ATGTTACTGTAGAGAGAGGACCAATATTACACTCTGTTGTTATAGATGCAAATGGACAAAAATCTTTTGAATTAGGAAATGGAAAATACCGATTTGCTCAACCGCCTGTATATCCAGTTACAGCTATGGGTGGTTTTATAGATATTGACCGTGATGGCATTGTATCGGTTAATGATGTTAACAATACAATAATACTAAGAGGACATAATGGAAGTGCAACAACTCTAGTTAATACTATTGCTGCAGATGAAGAGATTAAAACTTGGTTAACCGAGCAATTTGGATTAACTGAAGATGAAATTTATAATGCTACACCAAATACAAATGCAACAATTGCGGCAATTAGTGATGTTGTTTTTGCTTATTGTGTAGAAAATAATCTTACTAGTCCTGAATCTATAACATTAGATCAGTTAAAAAGCTTAGAAAATGATATAAATGATCGTATCAGTTTATATATAAATAGCGAAGTAACAACTGCTGATTTAGAAGAACAGTTAGTTGATGAATTAAATATATCTCGCTTAACAAGTGATGATATACTTAATATGCAAAATATGTATAATGGTACTTTTGGCGGAGGTGGATGGAATAGTATGCATAATGGCACAGCAATCATTAGTACACTGCCAACTTCAGAATTAACTAATGAACAGAAGTATCTATTGGCTTATATGTGGAATGAAGAGAAACTTGCTAAAGATATATATTTTGCACTAAATG from Hydrogenimonas thermophila includes:
- a CDS encoding ferritin-like domain-containing protein, translating into MVKSSYIVSGVAALALLVAGCGSSSSSDTTAISGYDVTVERGPILHSVVIDANGQKSFELGNGKYRFAQPPVYPVTAMGGFIDIDRDGIVSVNDVNNTIILRGHNGSATTLVNTIAADEEIKTWLTEQFGLTEDEIYNATPNTNATIAAISDVVFAYCVENNLTSPESITLDQLKSLENDINDRISLYINSEVTTADLEEQLVDELNISRLTSDDILNMQNMYNGTFGGGGWNSMHNGTAIISTLPTSELTNEQKYLLAYMWNEEKLAKDIYFALNEITPHQALYNIAANSETTHEAMVEALIEKYDLNITNLTDYSGGYSADELSAFAPGQYELPEIENLYNVLYEKGSQSLIDALQVGCMVEVTDINDLDKDIATASGADDLVMVFSNLRSGSYNHYWAFDSALKALGVSDGCCSAGEEYCKTADEYPLPHNGHYNF